From Glycine max cultivar Williams 82 chromosome 11, Glycine_max_v4.0, whole genome shotgun sequence, the proteins below share one genomic window:
- the LOC100500279 gene encoding 50S ribosomal protein L9, chloroplastic-like (The RefSeq protein has 1 substitution compared to this genomic sequence): protein MASALSSLSSTSSSLLQHSFTGNSKAPPTTQFPNKNVRFSVFAQKKAKKLRKIILKEDVAYVGKQGQLLDVKAGFFRNYLLPMGKAQLVTLQLLKEMKIEEERIEAEKKRVKEEAQQLALIFETVGAFKVKRKGGKGKQIFGSVTAQDLVDIIKAQLQREVDKRIVDLPEIRETGEYIAELKLHPEVTARVRVNVFAN from the exons ATGGCATCAGCATTATCTTCTCTCTCCTCCACCTCTTCTTCACTGTTACAGCACAGTTTCACCGGAAACTCGAAGGCTCCTCCCACTACTCAATTCCCCAACAAAAATGTACGCTTTTCGGTCTTCGCTCAAAAGAAGGCAAAGAAACTTCGAAAG ATTATTTTGAAGGAAGATGTGGCTTATGTAGGAAAGCAAGGGCAACTTCTTGATGTGAAGGCTGGCTTTTTCAGAAATTACCTGCTTCCTATGGGAAAAGCACAACTTGTTACTCCACAGCTTCTCAA GGAAatgaagatagaagaagaaagaattgaGGCTGAGAAAAAACGG GTAAAAGAAGAGGCACAGCAACTTGCTCTAATTTTTGAAACTGTTGGGGCTTTCAAGGTGAAGCGTAAAGGTGgtaaaggaaaacaaatttttgGAAG TGTCACTGCTCAAGATCTTGTTGACATAATCAAGGCACAACTTCAAAG GGAGGTGGACAAGAGAATTGTTGATCTTCCAGAGATCAGGGAAACAGGAGAATATATTGCAGAGTTAAAGCTTCACCCGGAAGTTACGGCTAGAGTGAGGGTGAATGTTTTTGCTAACTGA
- the LOC100782408 gene encoding zinc finger protein ZAT5, whose product MEMEGLDSNNSTHNGIAKGKRTKRMRLLSPCGVVATTVTSSTSSASSTTTYESEEEDMANCLILLAQGGESHHHPPRHDKQQVEDHGLENCDGVIKTEEKGNNNSDNVNATPTATTTTAATTKVGFYIYECKTCNRTFPSFQALGGHRASHKKPKLAAEEKKQPLPPPAQPSPPSQLQHMIVTNYDRFEEGNVKSGPPISLQLGNNGNNKGKIHECSICGSEFTSGQALGGHMRRHRASTNTNTTVVDTTRCNTVSTTIITTAPPRNILQLDLNLPAPEDDIREAKFQFATTTTQVLVGTPALVDCHY is encoded by the coding sequence ATGGAGATGGAAGGGTTGGATTCTAATAATTCTACCCACAACGGCATAGCCAAGGGCAAACGCACCAAGAGGATGAGGCTTTTGTCCCCTTGCGGTGTTGTTGCTACCACTGTCACCTCGAGCACTTCGAGTGCCTCCTCCACCACAACCTACGAGAGCGAAGAGGAAGACATGGCGAATTGTTTGATTCTCTTGGCCCAAGGAGGGGAATCTCATCATCATCCTCCTCGTCACGACAAGCAACAAGTTGAAGATCATGGTCTTGAGAATTGTGATGGTGTCATCAAGACAGAAGAAAAGGGTAACAACAACAGCGACAACGTTAACGCTACCCCCACCGCAACAACAACAACCGCTGCTACTACCAAAGTTGGTTTCTATATTTATGAGTGCAAAACGTGTAACCGAACCTTCCCTTCGTTTCAAGCGCTGGGTGGACACAGGGCGAGTCACAAAAAGCCAAAACTCGCGGCTGAAGAGAAAAAACAACCATTGCCACCACCAGCGCAGCCGTCACCACCGTCTCAATTGCAACACATGATTGTTACCAACTATGATCGGTTTGAGGAGGGTAACGTTAAAAGTGGTCCTCCAATTTCCCTTCAATTGGGTAATAATGGAAACAACAAGGGTAAGATTCACGAGTGTTCCATTTGTGGTTCTGAATTCACATCAGGACAAGCATTGGGTGGACACATGAGGAGGCATAGGGCATCCACAAACACCAATACTACTGTTGTTGATACAACAAGGTGTAACACTGTTTCCACCACTATCATCACCACGGCTCCACCAAGGAATATTTTGCAATTGGATCTTAACCTCCCAGCACCCGAAGACGATATCCGGGAGGCTAAGTTCCAAtttgcaacaacaacaactcagGTGCTGGTTGGTACTCCGGCTTTGGTGGATTGTCATTATTAG